A genomic segment from Pseudopipra pipra isolate bDixPip1 chromosome 14, bDixPip1.hap1, whole genome shotgun sequence encodes:
- the MPHOSPH6 gene encoding M-phase phosphoprotein 6 — protein MAAEVKSKLSKNLLRMKFMQRGLDSQTKKQLEEEEKKIISDEHWYLDVPDLKEKESCIIEERSFVRCEDLVYGRMSFKGFNPEIEKLMIQMNSKCKEEEIEVDDKMEADVSDEEMARRYETLVGTIGKKFLRKRDQRVLKDDDEDEEVDEDRNSNIIPRKKAKKMFLKPQD, from the exons ATGGCCGCCGAGGTGAAATCCAAGCTGTCCAAGAACCTGCTGCGCATGAAG TTCATGCAAAGGGGTTTGGATTCACAAACTAAAAAACAActagaagaggaagaaaagaagataatTAGCGATGAACACTGGTATCTTGATGTACCAGATCTAAAGGAAAAAGA GAGCTGTATAATTGAAGAGAGAAGCTTTGTGCGGTGTGAGGATCTGGTTTATGGCAGAATGTCCTTCAAAGGATTCAATCCAGAAATTGAG AAGTTAATGATCCAAATGAACTCCAAGtgcaaggaagaagaaattgaAGTGGATGATAAAATGGAAGCTGATGTGTCAGATGAAGAAATGGCCAGAAG ATACGAAACATTAGTGGGAACAATAGGGAAGAAATTTTTGAGAAAGAGAGACCAACGTGTACTCAaggatgatgatgaagatgaggaagttGATGAAGATAGGAATAGTAACATAATACCTAGGAAAAAAGCTaagaaaatgttcttaaaaCCTCAGGATTAA